A single genomic interval of Helianthus annuus cultivar XRQ/B chromosome 13, HanXRQr2.0-SUNRISE, whole genome shotgun sequence harbors:
- the LOC110901857 gene encoding uncharacterized protein LOC110901857 — translation MEKLVLALLHASRRLRRYFTGLVITVLTNFHIGTILQKPETSGRLAKWVIELGGHNILYRSRLTIKAQVLADFITEVPVDKIKDCEVVDTPIKDTPDGLWLLYTDGASNEDGAGAGLRLVSPEKHEFTYAIKLDFKNTNNEAEYEAFLAGLRLAIKMGAQNLQAHVDSLLISTQVNGLYDAKGEVMALYLDQAKELLQQFKPYKVVHINRSENKPADALSKLVSTSFQHLAKDVRIEVLKNPSVLLRQVNVIEIGQPSWMTPIIQYLQEGLLPDNKAEARKIQNKALHYEMNGGILYQRSFLGPLLRCVDPQDANYLIKEIHEGICGIHAGPRMVVAKIMNAGYYWPGMHVDVLKELRKCDSCQRHAPKTLRPKNDLIPVSTAWPFQQWGIDMVGPFPDVLAL, via the coding sequence ATGGAAAAGTTGGTACTTGCGCTGCTACACGCCTCTAGAAGGTTGCGCAGATACTTTACAGGGCTCGTGATCACAGTACTCACCAACTTTCACATCGGCACTATCCTACAAAAGCCAGAAACGTCAGGGCGCCTAGCAAAGTGGGTAATCGAGTTGGGGGGCCACAATATTCTATACAGGTCGCGCCTAACTATCAAGGCTCAAGTCCTAGcggacttcatcacagaagtccCAGTGGATAAAATCAAAGATTGCGAAGTGGTGGATACTCCCATTAAGGATACACCAGACGGGTTGTGGCTGCTATACACTGATGGGGCCTCAAACGAAGATGGCGCAGGAGCCGGGTTGCGCCTTGTTAGCCCCGAGAAACATGAATTTACATACGCCATCAAGTTGGATTTCAAGAATACCAACAATGAGGCGGAATATGAAGCATTCTTGGCAGGCCTGCGCCtcgccatcaagatgggagcCCAAAACTTACAAGCTCATGTTGACTCATTGCTAATATCAACTCAAGTCAATGGATTGTATGATGCGAAAGGTGAAGTTATGGCTTTGTATTTGGACCAGGCGAAAGAATTACTCCAACAATTCAAGCCATACAAGGTAGTTCACATCAATCGCTCAGAAAACAAACCAGCAGACGCCTTGAGCAAGCTCGTTTCAACCTCTTTTCAACATCTCGCCAAAGATGTAAGGATTGAAGTACTCAAAAACCCGTCAGTTCTGCTGCGTCAAGTAAATGTGATCGAGATAGGGCAGCCATCTTGGATGACCCCTATCATTCAGTACTTGCAAGAAGGACTACTCCCTGATAACAAAGCAGAGGCAAGGAAGATACAGAACAAGGCCCTGCATTATGAGATGAATGGAGGTATCTTGTACCAAAGATCCTTCTTGGGGCCACTTCTGCGCTGTGTTGACCCCCAAGATGCAAATTACTTGATCAAGGAGATTCACGAAGGAATCTGCGGCATCCATGCAGGCCCACGCATGGTCGTCGCGAAAATAATGAACGCTGGTTACTATTGGCCAGGGATGCACGTTGACGTCCTAAAGGAATTACGCAAATGCGACTCCTGTCAAAGGCACGCTCCTAAGACCCTACGCCCAAAGAATGACCTCATTCCTGTGTCCACTGCATGGCCTTTCCAGCAGTGGGGAATCGatatggtgggacccttcccggaCGTCCTGGCGCTGTGA
- the LOC110899566 gene encoding beta-adaptin-like protein B: protein MSGHDSKYFSTTKKGEIPELKEELNSQYKDKRKDAVKKVIAAMTVGKDVSSLFTDVLNCMQTENLELKKLVYLYLINYAKSQPDLAILAVNTFVKDTQDPNPLIRALAVRTMGCIRVDKITEYLCDPLERCLKDDDPYVRKTAAICVAKLYDINAELVEDRGFLDGLKDLISDNNPMVVANAVAALAEIQDNSSKPIFEITSNTLTKLLTALNECTEWGQVFILDALSKYKAADAREAENIVERVTPRLQHANSAVVLSAVKMILQQMELITSPDVIRNLCKKMAPPLVTLLSAEPEIQYVALRNINLIVQRRPTILAHEIKVFFCKYNDPIYVKMEKLEIMIKLASDRNIDQVLLEFKEYATEVDVDFVRKAVRAIGRCAIKLERAAERCISVLLELIKIKVNYVVQEAIIVIKDIFRRYPNTYESIIATLCESLDTLDEPEAKASMIWIIGEYAERIDNADELLESFLESFPEEPAQVQLQLLTATVKLFLKKPTEGPQQMIQVVLNNATVETDNPDLRDRAYIYWRLLSTDPEAAKDVVLAEKPVISDDSNQYDSSLLDELLANIATLSSVYHKPPETFITRVRTVQRTEEEEFPDGIEGAYAETSSTLVVDGVAPPPPTSTAAKPPTAAPAPVPDLLDLMGLDGGDDNAIVSVDHPATDAGPPLPVLLPAASGQGLEISAQLVRRDGQIFYSLMFENNTNIPLDGFMIQFNKNTFGLAAGGPLQVPQIQPGTSSRTLLPMVLFQNVAPGPPNSLLQVAVKNNQQPVWYFNDRLSLLVLFTEDGRMERSTFLETWKSLPDSNEVSKDIAGIVINNVDATIEQLASSNMFFIAKRKNGNQEVLYLSAKIPKGTPFLIELTAVIGVPGIKCAIKSPSPDMAPLFFEALESLLRA from the exons ATGAGCGGACACGATTCAAAGTACTTCTCCACCACTAAAAAAGGCGAAATCCCTGAGCTTAAAGAAGAACTCAATTCACAGTACAAG GATAAGAGAAAGGATGCTGTTAAGAAGGTGATTGCTGCCATGACTGTTGGGAAGGATGTCTCCTCACTATTCACAGATGTCCTGAACTGTATGCAGACAGAAAATTTGGAGCTCAAAAAGCTTGTGTACCTGTATCTCATCAATTACGCTAAAAGTCAGCCTGATCTGGCTATACTTGCAGTCAATACATTTGTAAAG GATACCCAAGACCCAAATCCTCTGATTCGCGCGTTAGCTGTTCGAACGATGGGATGCATCCGAGTCGATAAAATTACAGAATATCTTTGTGATCCCCTTGAGAGGTGTCTTAAG GATGATGATCCTTATGTTCGAAAGACAGCTGCTATTTGTGTTGCTAAACTTTACGACATTAATGCCGAGTTAGTTGAAGACAGAGGCTTTCTGGACGGTCTTAAGGATTTGATATCCGACAATAACCCTATGGTTGTAGCAAATGCTGTTGCAGCTCTTGCGGAAATTCAAGATAACAGCAGTAAACCCATCTTTGAGATCACCAGCAATACACTTACAAAGCTCCTTACTGCTCTGAACGAATGCACTGA GTGGGGTCAAGTTTTCATATTGGATGCTCTTTCTAAGTACAAGGCAGCCGATGCTCGTGAAGCTGAAAATATTGTAGAGAGAGTCACTCCTAGACTACAACATGCAAATTCTGCTGTTGTTCTTTCAGCTGTTAAG ATGATCCTTCAACAAATGGAACTCATCACCAGTCCAGACGTGATTCGGAACCTTTGCAAGAAAATGGCTCCTCCTCTTGTAACATTACTTTCCGCCGAACCTGAGATTCAATACGTTGCATTAAGGAACATCAACCTTATTGTACAAAGGCGTCCCACGATCCTTGCCCATGAAATTAAG GTGTTCTTCTGCAAGTACAATGATCCGATTTACGTGAAGATGGAAAAGTTGGAGATCATGATAAAGCTTGCTTCAGATAGAAATATTGACCAG GTATTGTTGGAGTTTAAAGAATATGCTACAGAAGTAGATGTCGATTTTGTAAGAAAAGCTGTCCGTGCTATTGGGCGTTGTGCTATCAAGTTAGAGAGAGCTGCGGAACGTTGCATTAGTGTTCTTCTAGAGCTGATCAAAATTAAAGTAAATTATGTCGTGCAAGAAGCTATTATAGTCATTAAGGATATATTTAGACGATATCCCAACAC TTATGAATCTATCATTGCCACACTTTGTGAGAGTTTGGACACTTTGGATGAGCCAGAGGCCAAG GCATCAATGATTTGGATAATCGGTGAATATGCTGAAAGAATTGATAATGCCGACGAACTTCTTGAAAGCTTTCTGGAGAGTTTCCCTGAAGAACCAGCGCAAGTGCAATTGCAGTTGTTGACTGCCACAGTCAAACTTTTTCTAAAAAAGCCAACTGAAGGACCACAGCAAATGATACAg GTTGTTTTGAATAATGCCACCGTGGAAACCGACAATCCAGATCTACGAGATCGTGCATACATATATTGGCGCCTTCTGTCAACCGATCCAGAG GCTGCCAAAGATGTCGTTTTAGCCGAAAAACCGGTGATCAGTGATGATTCAAACCAATACGATTCATCTCTTCTAGACGAGCTTCTTGCAAATATTGCTACTTTGTCTTCTGTGTATCACAAACCGCCTGAAACATTCATAACCCGTGTGAGGACTGTTCAAAGAACCGAAGAAGAAGAGTTCCCCGACGGTATTGAAGGCGCGTATGCCGAAACATCATCTACATTGGTTGTCGATGGTGTTGCACCTCCACCACCTACTTCAACTGCCGCTAAGCCGCCAACTGCCGCTCCTGCTCCTGTGCCAGATTTACTTGATCTTATGGGTCTTGACGGTGGTGATGATAATGCTATTGTCTCGGTAGATCATCCTGCAACCGATGCAGG GCCACCTCTACCCGTGTTATTACCAGCAGCAAGCGGTCAAGGTCTCGAAATTAGTGCACAGCTGGTTCGTAGGGACGGTCAGATATTCTACAGTTTAATGTTTGAGAACAACACAAACATCCCGCTGGATGGGTTTATGATCCAATTCAACAAAAATACATTTGGTCTTGCTGCTGGTGGACCACTTCAG GTCCCACAAATTCAACCGGGAACATCGTCACGAACGCTTCTTCCTATGGTTCTGTTCCAGAATGTAGCTCCAGGTCCACCTAACTCACTTTTGCAGGTTGCGGTGAAGAATAATCAGCAGCCTGTTTGGTACTTTAATGATAGATTATCGTTACTCGTTTTGTTCACCGAGGATGGAAGAATGGAACGTTCTACTTTCCTTGAG ACATGGAAGTCATTACCGGATTCAAACGAGGTGTCAAAGGATATCGCAGGTATCGTGATAAACAACGTGGATGCGACTATAGAACAGCTGGCTTCTTCCAACATGTTCTTTATCGCCAAACGTAAGAACGGGAATCAAGAGGTTCTATATCTGTCAGCCAAAATCCCAAAAGGAACCCCATTCTTGATTGAACTTACAGCGGTCATTGGTGTTCCGGGCATCAAGTGTGCTATCAAATCTCCGAGCCCCGATATGGCTCCGTTGTTCTTTGAAGCACTTGAGAGTCTCCTCCGGGCGTGA